The following are encoded together in the Montipora foliosa isolate CH-2021 chromosome 12, ASM3666993v2, whole genome shotgun sequence genome:
- the LOC137978729 gene encoding uncharacterized protein, producing MALVFRFPTSSYTLGIPRFRFSDDLWREIALAYEQEDRGSFRDQTQSAQGAIKIATVPLNQYKPEDISLDVDNEKITLHGQHRSEDENGFENSEFKKVFKIPEGVDPTSVKSKASHDGRALVLEGIKRVKDSKKEEDRKFSVKLNLSGFEPGEIKVQLRGQELTVTGKQRSEESGLQWSRDYHRQILLPDDADLGSVTSSLSTEGILTIEAPRDPALLPNERTVDVTMEEGETQSEEQKIQTSDEAGGEQDQ from the exons ATGGCTCTCGTTTTCAGATTTCCAACTAG TTCCTACACTCTGGGTATACCGAGATTTCGCTTTTCCGATGACTTGTGGAGAGAGATCGCCTTGGCATATGAACAGGAAGATCGCGGCAGTTTCCGTGATCAAACACAGTCCGCCCAAGGTGCAATCAAGATCGCCACAGTCCCTCTAAACCAGTACAAACCTGAAGATATCTCTTTGGATGTCGACAATGAAAAGATTACGCTACATGGCCAGCATCGATCAGAAGACGAAAATGGATTCGAAAACAGTGAGTTCAAGAAAGTGTTCAAAATCCCAGAAGGGGTTGATCCGACCTCAGTGAAGTCAAAGGCGAGTCACGATGGAAGAGCTTTGGTACTCGAAGGAATCAAGCGGGTGAAAGACAGCAAGAAAGAGGAAGACAGGAAATTTTCAGTCAAGTTAAATCTCAGTGGATTTGAGCCGGGAGAAATCAAAGTCCAACTTCGAGGACAAGAGCTGACGGTCACTGGGAAACAGCGATCAGAGGAGAGCGGTTTGCAATGGTCACGTGATTACCATCGTCAGATTCTTCTTCCTGATGACGCAGATCTCGGTTCAGTGACGTCAAGCTTGTCCACAGAGGGCATACTGACCATAGAAGCGCCTCGTGATCCAGCTCTTTTGCCAAATGAAAGAACTGTGGATGTCACCATGGAAGAAGGCGAAACTCAAAGTGAAGAACAAAAAATACAGACTAGCGATGAAGCAGGAGGAGAACAGGACCAGTAA